The following proteins are co-located in the Eubalaena glacialis isolate mEubGla1 chromosome 14, mEubGla1.1.hap2.+ XY, whole genome shotgun sequence genome:
- the LOC133105099 gene encoding LOW QUALITY PROTEIN: eIF5-mimic protein 2-like (The sequence of the model RefSeq protein was modified relative to this genomic sequence to represent the inferred CDS: substituted 1 base at 1 genomic stop codon), producing MSVMNNQKQQKATLSGQPFKTRKRDEKERFDSTQFQDCIIQGLTETGTDLEAAAKFLDASGAKLDYCRYAETLFDILVAGGMLAPGGTLADDMMCTDVCVFAAQEDLETMXAFAQVFNKLIRCYKYLEKGFEDEVKKLLLFLKGFSESERNKLAMLTGVLLANGTLNASILNSLYNENLVKEGVSAAFAVKLFKSWINEKDINAVAPSLWKVSMDNRLMELFPANKQSIEHFTKYFTEAGLKELPEYVWNQQTIGARKELQKELREQMSRGDPFKDKILYVKEEMKKNNIPEPVVIGIVWSSVMSTVEWNKKEELVAEQAIKRLKQYSPLLAAFTTQGQSELTLLLKIQEYCYNNIHFMKVFQKIVVLFYKAEVLSEEPILKWYKDAHAAKGKSVILEQMKKFVEWLKNAEEESESEAEEGD from the coding sequence ATGTCTGTTATGAATAATCAAAAGCAGCAAAAGGCAACGCTATCAGGCCAGccttttaaaaccagaaaaagagatgaaaaagagaGGTTTGACTCTACTCAGTTTCAAGACTGCATTATTCAAGGCTTAACTGAAACTGGTACTGATTTGGAAGCAGCAGCAAAGTTTCTTGATGCTTCTGGAGCAAAACTTGATTACTGCCGATATGcagaaacactctttgacattctGGTGGCCGGTGGAATGCTGGCCCCAGGTGGTACactggcagatgacatgatgtgtACAGATGTCTGTGTGTTCGCAGCACAAGAAGACCTAGAGACCATGTAAGCATTTGCTCAGGTTTTTAACAAGTTAATCAGGTGCTACAAATACCTGGAGAAAGGTTTTGAAGATGAAGTTAAAAAGCTGCTGCTGTTCTTAAAGGGTTTTTCAGAGTCGGAGAGGAACAAGCTGGCTATGTTGACCGGTGTTCTTCTGGCTAATGGAACACTTAATGCATCCATTCTTAATAGCCTTTATAATGAGAATTTGGTTAAAGAAGGGGTTTCAGCAGCTTTTGCTGTAAAGCTCTTTAAATCAtggataaatgaaaaagatatcaATGCAGTAGCTCCAAGTCTTTGGAAAGTGAGCATGGATAACAGACTGATGGAACTTTTTCCTGCCAATAAACAAAGCATTGAACACTTCACAAAGTATTTTACTGAGGCAGGCTTGAAAGAGCTTCCAGAGTATGTTTGGAATCAGCAAACCATAGGAGCTCGTAAGGAACTCCAGAAAGAACTTCGAGAACAGATGTCCCGTGGTGATCCATTTAAGGATAAAATTTTGTATGTCAAGGAGGAGATGAAAAAAAACAACATCCCAGAACCAGTTGTCATCGGAATAGTATGGTCCAGTGTAATGAGCACCGTGGAATGGAACAAAAAAGAGGAGCTTGTAGCAGAGCAAGCCATCAAGCGCTTGAAGCAATACAGCCCTCTCCTTGCTGCCTTTACAACTCAAGGTCAGTCTGAGCTGACTCTGTTACTGAAGATTCAGGAGTATTGCTATAACAACATTCATTTCATGAAAGTCTTCCAGAAAATAGTGGTGCTTTTTTATAAAGCTGAAGTTCTGAGTGAAGAACCCATTCTGAAGTGGTATAAAGATGCACATGCTGCCAAGGGGAAAAGTGTCATCCTTGAGCAAATGAAAAAGTTTGTAGAGTGGCTCAAAAATGCTGAAGAAGAATCTGAGTCTGAAGCTGAAGAGGGTGACTGA
- the LOC133074655 gene encoding mitochondrial import inner membrane translocase subunit Tim8 A, whose translation MESSSSSSAAGLGSVDPQLQHFIEVETQKQRFQQLVHQMTELCWEKCMDKPGPKLDSRAEACFVNCVERFIDTSQFILNRLEQTQKSKPVFSESLSD comes from the coding sequence ATGGAGTCCTCCTCGTCTTCCTCCGCAGCGGGTTTGGGCTCGGTCGACCCGCAGCTGCAGCATTTCATCGAGGTAGAGACTCAGAAGCAGCGCTTCCAGCAGCTGGTGCACCAGATGACGGAACTTTGTTGGGAAAAGTGCATGGACAAGCCTGGGCCAAAGTTGGACAGTCGGGCTGAGGCCTGTTTTGTGAACTGCGTTGAGCGCTTCATTGATACAAGCCAATTCATCTTGAATCGACTGGAACAGACCCAGAAATCCAAGCCAGTCTTCTCAGAAAGCCTTTCTGACTGA